Proteins encoded within one genomic window of Verrucomicrobiia bacterium:
- a CDS encoding segregation/condensation protein A, whose protein sequence is MLSLEQKELWQVKLPVFEGPLDLLLYLIKRDELDIYDIPIEKITREYLEYLRAMEGMNLEIAGEYLVMAATLLYIKSRMLLPVDQQLPEEEVEEEDPRWELVRQLVEYKKFKEAAEQLGDLGAVREMMFARGDSESFTDSDVSPMRLGEVTAFDLLTALQRVLDRIAQRERTEFIEADRFTVAEKIELITQQLRMRENILFSELFQETMSRPEVVVTFLAILELAKIKQLQLQQSEVFGEIILSRVL, encoded by the coding sequence ATGTTGAGTTTAGAACAAAAAGAGTTATGGCAAGTGAAATTGCCAGTTTTTGAAGGGCCGTTGGATCTGCTTTTGTATCTCATTAAACGCGATGAGCTCGATATTTACGATATTCCGATTGAAAAAATTACGCGTGAATATTTGGAGTATCTTCGTGCTATGGAAGGCATGAATCTGGAGATCGCTGGCGAATATTTGGTGATGGCCGCTACACTGCTTTATATTAAAAGTCGTATGCTTTTGCCAGTAGACCAACAGTTACCGGAGGAGGAGGTAGAAGAGGAGGATCCGCGTTGGGAGTTGGTGCGTCAGTTGGTTGAATACAAGAAATTTAAAGAAGCGGCCGAACAATTAGGCGATTTGGGTGCAGTTCGAGAAATGATGTTTGCACGCGGTGATTCGGAATCTTTCACGGATTCTGATGTTTCACCCATGCGCTTAGGCGAGGTGACCGCTTTTGATTTATTAACCGCTTTGCAGCGGGTGCTGGATCGTATTGCGCAACGAGAAAGAACCGAGTTTATTGAGGCGGATCGTTTTACGGTTGCAGAAAAAATTGAGCTTATTACTCAGCAGCTTCGGATGCGAGAAAACATTTTATTTAGCGAATTATTTCAAGAAACTATGTCACGCCCTGAAGTGGTGGTAACTTTCTTGGCAATTTTGGAATTGGCAAAAATCAAACAATTGCAATTGCAGCAAAGCGAAGTGTTTGGTGAAATTATCTTAAGTCGTGTGTTATGA